In a single window of the Necator americanus strain Aroian chromosome X, whole genome shotgun sequence genome:
- a CDS encoding hypothetical protein (NECATOR_CHRX.G26582.T1), with amino-acid sequence MYSTVIAYMNVYGAFEIRPYNLFAWIARSPLREAISPRNHVGSVVCCIVRVSLPLSNSRPCNPCNWKSSVLVVLGEQLQLLVWLGGPVSVVRGLEQLPLSTVHVHNIPLYFLQKPVNGVVYTCMILFVMESAISKYDRLLAD; translated from the coding sequence ATGTATTCGACAGTGATTGCATATATGAATGTGTACGGTGCGTTTGAGATACGACCCTATAACTTATTCGCGTGGATTGCTCGTAGCCCTCTTCGCGAGGCGATTTCACCGCGAAATCATGTCGGGTCAGTTGTTTGCTGCATTGTACGTGTGTCTCTACCGCTTTCAAACAGCCGTCCATGCAATCCGTGCAACTGGAAGTCGAGCGTGTTGGTTGTTTTGGGAGAACAGCTGCAATTATTGGTATGGCTTGGAGGACCGGTATCGGTTGTTCGCGGACTCGAGCAGTTGCCGTTGTCGACGGTCCATGTCCACAATATCCCATTATACTTCCTTCAAAAACCAGTGAATGGAGTGGTTTACACTTGTATGATCCTATTCGTTATGGAGTCAGCTATCAGCAAATATGATAGGTTGCTAGCAGATTAG
- a CDS encoding hypothetical protein (NECATOR_CHRX.G26581.T1), with protein sequence MRARGDGLGRKSEGNCLTLIILAVCLHHADHHELSCKYAPVLRGFGEKEPLNRFGALLSVRINKATCGIYSRICTCCEQFSVVIVETIVNLVQKFRQTLTLGFSAVRSSG encoded by the coding sequence atgcgagCGCGCGGCGATGGTTTGGGacgaaaaagtgaaggaaactGTCTGACATTAATCATCTTAGCCGTTTGCTTACATCATGCAGATCATCATGAGTTGTCATGCAAATACGCTCCTGTTCTCCGTGGATTCGGCGAAAAGGAGCCGTTGAATCGGTTTGGAGCGCTTCTTTCGGTGCGTATCAACAAGGCGACATGTGGCATTTACAGCAGAATTTGCACATGTTGTGAGCAGTTTAGCGTAGTTATAGTGGAAACTATCGTTAACCTTGTGCAGAAGTTCCGACAAACCCTCACTTTAGGATTTTCTGCAGTCCGTTCGTCAGGATAG